A single region of the Halobacterium wangiae genome encodes:
- a CDS encoding MFS transporter codes for MTDETSSDSPTGAHAARTERERWTLVAGLSLISMALSAYEIAPASVTPLVRASMDIDATKAGLVVGSMFGAAMLASLPLGAVLDRTNSRVAVAVAIVVSLLVGVWGWAAAERDAYYLLLASRVCGGVAFVVIWNASIDMVSRAVEASRRATAVGIFTASGPVGFALGQGGGPTIAAQFGWPAIFLVFNAIPLVGLAMYWPTSQGLGRTGSGSAPSLAEFGSVLRNRSVWLVGSLGFLAYSLYLFVNSWAPSFLTDEIGVTIGLSGLLVAVFPAVGVVSRVSSGLLSDRLFGGRRRPVLLLSFLLTVPALLVLGTLRSLAVLVAALLAAGFTVQLTLGLSFAYVRELVDSRVAATAVAFQTSLGLAGAFLAPIAGGALIEATSYETAFVVAGALGVVGVAVAWVVTES; via the coding sequence ATGACGGACGAGACGAGCAGCGACTCCCCGACGGGAGCCCACGCTGCTCGCACCGAACGGGAGCGCTGGACGCTCGTCGCCGGATTGAGCCTGATATCGATGGCGCTGTCCGCCTACGAGATCGCACCAGCGAGCGTCACGCCGCTCGTGCGGGCGTCGATGGACATCGACGCGACGAAGGCCGGCCTCGTCGTGGGGAGCATGTTCGGCGCCGCGATGCTCGCCAGCCTCCCCCTCGGTGCCGTACTGGACCGGACGAACTCGCGGGTCGCCGTCGCGGTCGCCATCGTCGTCTCGCTCCTCGTCGGCGTCTGGGGGTGGGCCGCCGCCGAACGCGACGCCTACTACCTCCTGCTGGCCTCCCGGGTCTGTGGCGGCGTCGCCTTCGTGGTCATCTGGAACGCGAGCATCGACATGGTCAGCCGGGCCGTCGAGGCGTCCCGCCGCGCGACGGCGGTCGGAATCTTCACGGCGAGTGGCCCCGTCGGGTTCGCACTCGGTCAGGGCGGCGGGCCGACCATCGCCGCGCAGTTCGGCTGGCCCGCCATCTTCCTCGTGTTCAACGCGATCCCGCTCGTCGGCCTCGCGATGTACTGGCCGACGAGCCAGGGCCTCGGCCGGACAGGGAGTGGTTCCGCCCCGAGTCTGGCGGAGTTCGGGAGCGTTCTCCGCAACCGTAGCGTGTGGCTAGTCGGCAGTCTCGGCTTCCTGGCGTACTCGCTGTACCTGTTCGTCAACAGCTGGGCGCCGTCGTTCCTCACGGACGAGATCGGGGTCACCATCGGTCTGAGTGGTCTGCTCGTCGCCGTGTTCCCGGCGGTCGGTGTCGTCTCCCGGGTCAGCAGTGGGTTGCTCTCCGACCGCCTGTTCGGGGGTCGTCGGCGGCCCGTCCTCCTGCTCTCGTTCCTGCTCACGGTGCCGGCGCTCCTGGTCCTGGGGACGCTCCGGTCGCTCGCGGTCCTCGTCGCCGCGCTGCTCGCGGCCGGCTTCACCGTCCAGTTGACCCTCGGACTGTCGTTCGCGTACGTCCGAGAACTGGTCGACAGTCGCGTCGCCGCCACGGCCGTGGCGTTCCAGACCAGCCTCGGTCTCGCCGGTGCCTTCCTCGCGCCCATCGCCGGCGGCGCGCTCATTGAGGCGACGAGTTACGAGACGGCGTTCGTGGTCGCGGGCGCGCTCGGCGTCGTCGGTGTCGCGGTCGCGTGGGTCGTCACGGAGTCCTGA